The genomic region GCAACAGCAAAAGCCTCACACAGAGAACACAGAGGGAACTACAAGCCACAGAGGAAGCGTTTAGCTGTTCTCTCTCTGCGTCTCCGCGCCTCCGCGTGAGACTTCCGTTACGGGGCTTTGCTCAACCTGGATGACGAATGGTATGCACGCAGTCTTGTCATACGAAGGGATGGTGATGAAACGCCACACTTGCCTTGCGATCCTTCTCGCGCTCGCCGCCGCGGGGCCGCTGCTCGCGCAGGACCGCGCCGTCTCGCCGGGCGACCGGGTGCGGGTGACATCCAGCAGCATTCCGCGCACGAACGGGATCGTGCTGGAGACGAACCCGGACACGCTGGTCCTCCGCTCTGGCGGCGAGACGATCTACACGGCCTGGGCCGACGTGCGGACGCTCCACGTCGCGGAGGGCGGGGCGCGCGGAAGGTCCGCGTTCAAGTACGGAGCGATCGGCCTCGGCGCGGGTGCCGCGGCGGGGGCGGTGTTCGGCCTGGCCGCATTCGACGACGACGATTCCGGCGACGGCCCGTGCCTCGTCTGCTCGCCCGTCCATGCGGGGGTCTTCATGGGCGCGACGCTGGGGGTGATCGGGGGCGCGTTGGGATCGCTGGCGGGAGCGGCATTTCCAGAGGAGAGATGGAGGCCCGTGAAGGCGCCCGTTACCGTGTCCGCGGCGCCAGCGGCGGGCGGTGGGGTGACAATCGGGGCGAGCGTGCGCTTCTGATCGCCCTCACGTCCGGCCGCGTAGAGAACGGACACTAAGAGCCGCCGTCGCGCCCTTGCACGGGTGCGGCGGCGGTATGATTATCACTTCGTACGCCTGATCCCCCCGCGCATCCCTCCCCGTGCGCCCACAGCTTCACGAAGACATCGAGCGCTCCGCCGAGGCCGCGGGCTCCAGCGACCGTGCTTTCGGCATCGTGTTCGCCGTGGCGTTCGGCGCGTGGGCGCTCCTTCCGCTGCTCCACGGCGGCGGCGTGCGCGTGTGGGCGCTCGCGGGGGCGGCCCTCTTCCTGGCCGCCGCGCTCGCCCGGCCCAGCGTGCTGGCACCCCTCAACCGCGCGTGGACGCGCCTGGGGATGCTGATGGCGCGCGTGGCGAATCCCATCATCCTCGCCATCCTGTTTTACCTGGTGCTCATGCCGGTGGGTCTGCTGATGCGCCTCGTGGGCAGGCGTCCGCTCCAGCTCGGCTTCGACCCGCGTGCGCGCAGCTACTGGACGCCGCGCGAGCCGGGCCCCGCGCCGGACACCATGAAACGCCCGTTCTAGAGGAGCCTGTCCAATAAACCATGGTAGGGCTCCAGAGGGGAGGGCGGGAGAGATCTCATGCGAGTAGATTGTCCACAGCAATCGAACCCGCGTCGAAGAGCTGCCGATGAGCCACAACTTTCTCCCGTACGACCAGGATCAGCTGTACTTGATGCCACCCTCGGTACAGGAGTGGGTGGAAAAGGACAGCATGGCGCGATTCCTCTCGGAAGTGCTCGACGAGCTGGACGCATGCGGCAAGCTGGCGAGC from Longimicrobium sp. harbors:
- a CDS encoding SxtJ family membrane protein; protein product: MRPQLHEDIERSAEAAGSSDRAFGIVFAVAFGAWALLPLLHGGGVRVWALAGAALFLAAALARPSVLAPLNRAWTRLGMLMARVANPIILAILFYLVLMPVGLLMRLVGRRPLQLGFDPRARSYWTPREPGPAPDTMKRPF